In a single window of the Candidatus Deferrimicrobiaceae bacterium genome:
- a CDS encoding valine--tRNA ligase, translating into MTQELDKAYDPKKGEERWYPYWTSLGLFHADPAKEGKPYTIVIPPPNVTGSLHMGHGLNITLQDVLVRYHMMQGDNTLWLPGTDHAGIATQNVVEKLLAKEGKSRQDVGREAFIERVWQWKAESGGTIIKQLKRLGAACDWDRERFTMDAGLSRAVREAFVRLYKKGLIYRGNYIINWCPRCHTALSDLEVTFVETKGTLYHIRYPEFGGNGYVVVATTRPETMLGDTGVAVHPKDERYAGRIGTTLRLPLANRPIPLLADEMVDREFGTGAVKITPAHDANDFEVARRHELPSVRVIDESGKMTAEAGEFAGMDRFACRDTVVETLRMQGLLEKEEPYLHNVGHCYRCNTVVEPYESLQWFVKTKPLAEPAMAAVRSGETRIVPAQWEKTYFEWMENIRDWCISRQIWWGHRIPAWHCNKCGAVIVEMEDPTACPQCGTADIRQEDDVLDTWFSSSLWPFSTLGWPEKTAEYDRYYPTSTLVTGFDILFFWVARMMMMGIEFTGKAPFADVVIHALVRDAKGEKMSKTRGNVIDPLEVIDRFGTDAFRFTLVALAAQGRDIRMSDERVEGYRNFMNKLYQSGRFVRMHVDEDTALSLPEKLSVVDRWILSRLQRAIDAVRKGIDEFRFNEAGSAFYQFVWHEFCDWYLEMIKPSLMPEADAQVRQDQRAVLLHVFESILALGHPFIPYLTEEVWQSLPGRRGTIMKQSYPSADADLVDVNVEDDMGHLMEVIRAVRNMRSELNIAPARKVEVRLKGETESLDFLRDHEEILDRLARAEKVSYMDPDYIPVQDATAVVDDIEVCLPLAGLIDFAVEAARLRKEIEKAEGELKVLTAKLGNEQFVANAPADIVGAHRQRREELDEKRAKLSKNLDLVSRYLS; encoded by the coding sequence ATGACCCAGGAACTCGACAAGGCGTATGACCCCAAGAAAGGCGAGGAGCGCTGGTATCCGTACTGGACCAGTCTCGGGCTGTTCCACGCCGACCCCGCGAAGGAAGGCAAGCCCTACACGATCGTTATTCCGCCCCCCAACGTCACCGGGTCGCTCCACATGGGGCACGGGCTCAATATCACGCTTCAGGACGTATTGGTGCGTTACCACATGATGCAGGGCGACAACACGCTCTGGCTCCCGGGCACCGACCACGCCGGCATCGCGACCCAGAACGTGGTCGAGAAGCTGCTGGCGAAGGAAGGGAAAAGCCGTCAGGACGTCGGGCGCGAGGCGTTCATCGAGCGCGTCTGGCAGTGGAAGGCCGAGAGCGGCGGCACCATCATCAAGCAGCTCAAGCGGCTCGGCGCGGCGTGCGACTGGGACCGCGAGCGATTCACGATGGACGCGGGGCTGTCCCGGGCCGTGCGCGAGGCGTTCGTCCGCCTGTACAAGAAGGGGCTCATCTACCGCGGCAACTACATCATCAACTGGTGCCCCCGGTGCCATACGGCGCTCTCCGACCTCGAGGTCACCTTCGTCGAGACCAAGGGCACCCTCTACCACATCCGCTACCCCGAATTCGGCGGCAACGGCTACGTGGTCGTCGCGACGACCCGGCCAGAGACGATGCTGGGCGACACCGGCGTGGCCGTCCACCCGAAGGACGAACGGTACGCGGGGCGCATCGGCACCACGCTCCGCCTGCCGCTGGCCAACCGTCCCATCCCGCTGCTGGCCGACGAGATGGTCGACCGCGAGTTCGGCACCGGCGCGGTCAAGATCACCCCGGCGCACGACGCCAACGACTTCGAGGTGGCGCGCCGCCACGAGCTCCCGTCCGTCCGCGTCATCGACGAGTCCGGGAAGATGACCGCCGAGGCCGGGGAGTTCGCCGGCATGGACCGCTTCGCCTGCCGCGACACGGTGGTCGAGACGTTGCGGATGCAGGGGCTCCTCGAGAAGGAAGAGCCCTACCTGCACAACGTCGGTCACTGCTACCGATGCAACACGGTCGTCGAGCCGTATGAGAGCCTCCAGTGGTTCGTCAAGACCAAGCCGCTGGCCGAGCCCGCGATGGCGGCGGTCCGCTCGGGAGAAACGCGCATCGTTCCGGCGCAGTGGGAGAAGACCTACTTCGAATGGATGGAGAACATCCGCGACTGGTGCATTTCCCGCCAGATCTGGTGGGGGCACCGCATTCCGGCGTGGCACTGCAACAAGTGCGGCGCGGTCATCGTCGAGATGGAGGATCCGACCGCGTGCCCGCAATGCGGCACGGCCGACATCCGCCAGGAGGATGATGTTCTCGACACCTGGTTCTCCTCGTCGCTGTGGCCTTTCTCGACGCTCGGTTGGCCCGAAAAGACGGCCGAGTATGACCGATATTACCCGACCTCCACCCTCGTCACCGGCTTCGACATCCTCTTCTTCTGGGTCGCCCGAATGATGATGATGGGCATCGAGTTCACCGGCAAGGCGCCGTTCGCCGACGTCGTCATCCACGCCCTGGTGCGCGACGCCAAGGGCGAGAAGATGAGCAAGACGCGCGGGAACGTCATCGACCCGCTCGAGGTGATCGACCGGTTCGGAACCGATGCGTTCCGCTTCACGCTGGTCGCGCTGGCCGCTCAGGGACGCGATATCCGGATGTCCGACGAGCGGGTCGAGGGCTATCGCAATTTCATGAACAAGCTCTACCAGTCCGGCCGATTCGTCCGGATGCACGTCGACGAGGACACCGCGCTTTCGCTGCCGGAAAAGCTGTCGGTGGTCGACCGCTGGATCCTGTCCCGGCTGCAGCGCGCCATCGACGCGGTCCGGAAGGGAATCGACGAATTCCGCTTCAACGAGGCGGGGTCTGCGTTCTACCAGTTCGTCTGGCACGAGTTCTGCGACTGGTACCTCGAGATGATCAAGCCGTCGCTCATGCCCGAGGCCGACGCCCAGGTGCGCCAGGACCAGCGGGCCGTGCTGCTCCATGTGTTCGAATCGATCCTCGCGCTCGGGCATCCATTCATCCCGTACCTCACCGAGGAAGTGTGGCAGTCGCTTCCGGGCCGCCGGGGCACGATCATGAAACAGTCCTACCCCTCGGCCGATGCCGACCTGGTCGACGTGAACGTCGAAGACGACATGGGGCACCTGATGGAGGTGATCCGGGCCGTCCGCAACATGCGCAGCGAGCTCAACATCGCGCCTGCACGCAAAGTCGAGGTGCGCCTCAAGGGTGAGACGGAATCGCTCGATTTCCTGCGCGACCACGAGGAGATCCTGGACCGTCTCGCCCGGGCCGAGAAGGTTTCGTACATGGATCCCGACTACATCCCGGTCCAGGACGCCACTGCGGTCGTCGACGACATCGAGGTATGCCTGCCGCTGGCGGGCCTGATCGACTTCGCCGTCGAGGCGGCTCGCCTGCGCAAGGAGATCGAGAAGGCCGAGGGCGAGCTCAAGGTGCTCACGGCCAAGCTCGGGAACGAGCAGTTCGTCGCCAACGCGCCCGCCGACATCGTCGGGGCGCACCGGCAGCGCCGGGAGGAGCTCGACGAGAAGCGCGCCAAGCTCTCGAAGAACCTCGACCTGGTGTCGCGCTACCTGTCGTGA
- the nadC gene encoding carboxylating nicotinate-nucleotide diphosphorylase: protein MIVPVEYEGLVRAALAEDAPYGDPFGAMFQAPGRALLLSRDVGVFCGGPVGVEVFRQLSPEVSVKFLAEGATIGPDDVVGEIVGPLWALLRGERVALNFVQRLSGIATLTARYVRIAAPHGVRILDTRKTTPLLRALEKYAVRTGGGVNHRNSLSDGVLIKENGIRAAGGIAAAVAAARKAVHHLCRVEVEVETLAEADEAVAAGADGLLLDNMSPENVRDAVARHGAHLFIEASGGITLDTLESYARTGIANIAIGALTHSAPAFDISFEVVA, encoded by the coding sequence GTGATCGTTCCCGTCGAGTACGAGGGACTCGTCCGCGCCGCCCTGGCCGAAGACGCACCCTATGGCGATCCGTTCGGGGCGATGTTCCAGGCGCCCGGCCGGGCGCTCCTCCTCTCCCGGGATGTGGGCGTGTTCTGCGGCGGTCCGGTCGGGGTCGAGGTGTTCCGGCAGCTGTCGCCCGAGGTCTCGGTCAAGTTCCTTGCCGAGGGGGCTACGATCGGGCCCGACGACGTGGTCGGCGAGATCGTCGGACCCCTGTGGGCGTTGCTGCGCGGCGAGCGGGTCGCGCTCAATTTCGTCCAGCGCCTTAGCGGCATCGCCACGCTGACTGCACGATACGTCCGGATCGCCGCGCCCCACGGCGTGCGCATCCTCGACACGCGCAAGACAACGCCGCTGCTTCGCGCCCTCGAGAAATACGCCGTCCGCACCGGCGGCGGCGTAAACCATCGCAACTCGCTCTCGGACGGCGTGCTGATCAAGGAAAACGGCATCCGGGCGGCGGGCGGCATCGCGGCCGCGGTCGCCGCGGCGCGGAAGGCGGTTCACCACCTTTGCCGCGTCGAGGTCGAGGTCGAGACGCTGGCCGAGGCCGACGAGGCGGTGGCGGCGGGCGCCGACGGGCTGCTGCTCGACAACATGTCGCCCGAGAACGTCCGCGATGCGGTAGCGCGCCACGGCGCCCACCTCTTCATCGAGGCTTCCGGCGGCATCACGCTCGACACGCTCGAATCGTACGCCCGGACCGGTATCGCCAATATCGCGATCGGGGCGCTCACCCATTCGGCGCCGGCCTTCGACATCTCCTTCGAGGTCGTCGCGTGA
- the queD gene encoding 6-carboxytetrahydropterin synthase QueD, with translation MSKELYTLTVKSDFAAAHRLREYDGNCERLHGHNWLVEVSVTTGTLDARGMAVDFRVIKTALNEVLGQLDHAYLNDVSPFSEINPSSENISRFIYDEVTGRMPPTVRVSSVVVWESTDARAEYSRVD, from the coding sequence ATGAGCAAAGAACTGTACACCCTGACGGTCAAATCCGATTTCGCGGCAGCGCACCGGCTGCGGGAATACGACGGGAACTGCGAGCGGCTCCACGGCCACAACTGGCTCGTCGAAGTCTCCGTCACGACGGGAACCCTCGATGCCCGTGGCATGGCGGTCGATTTCCGGGTCATAAAAACGGCCCTCAACGAAGTGCTGGGGCAGCTCGACCACGCCTACCTGAACGACGTCTCACCGTTTTCCGAGATCAACCCCTCCTCCGAAAACATCTCCCGGTTCATCTACGACGAGGTGACCGGCCGTATGCCCCCGACGGTCCGCGTCTCAAGCGTAGTCGTCTGGGAATCCACCGATGCACGGGCCGAATATTCCCGCGTCGACTGA